Genomic window (Fodinibius sp. Rm-B-1B1-1):
AAATCAGTGTTTATATTTCAAGAGTAATAAAGTGCTAGATTGTAAGGTGCCTCGAATAGCACAGTAGTTTGCACAATACTCTAACACTCATTGCTCCTCACTTCAAATTATCGGATCCCCGACTAGCTCTACGTCGTGTTTGGCACTGATTTTTGCAAATTCCTCTTGCGTTACATCACGACCACTTATTTTGCTAAAGAAGTCTTCAATGGTACCTGCAGGTTGAGCGATAATCAGGAGACTGCCCGGCTCTTCAGTAATATGAGCCCAGGCGTGAGGCACCTTCCGCGGGGCCAGCACCGAATCGCCTTCGGTCAGGGTCAGCCGCTCATCCCCGATTTCAACAACAAATTCACCTTTCAGAACATACAGCCACTCATCCTGCTTCTGATGTATATGCCGGGGTGGCCCTCCCTTACCCATGTCTTTATGTTCAAAAACAAACATTCCACCTTTTGAATCCTCGGTAGTAACTTTTCGATCAATGGGTAGTTTCCCCAAGATGGAAAGCGGGTTATCTAAGCGATCTTCTCCCTCCAATACGTAATTAGCAGAATTATTCATTGTAAGCGCTCTGAAAATTTTAATTAAAATGTAATTTGTAGAAATTTGAAATATCCGTCGGTTCCCGGTTTCCCGGGATTGATCAACGAGCAGATCAATTTCTCTAATTCTCAGACATCGGCTTCAGGTTGGCGTGGGCCGTCCATTGCCAAACCTCATCGTCGGGTTGCCAGCTCCAAACGCTAAGTCGCGGCGCTGGTTCGGTATTCGTGCGCTCTCCGTCGATCGTCTCTATCACAGAAATCGAATAGGTGACCACAATTTGATTATTACTCTGGGTTGTCTTGAAGTTGCTTAATGTGTAATCACCGAGATTAAGCCCTTTGATTAACTGGAGTTCTGCTGATCGATTGCGTGCCCCATCGGAATGCACCGATTGGAATTCCTCAGCCATATGTTTTTTTATCCAGCTAATATTCTTATTCGACATAGCTTTCCACATACGTTTTTCTAACTGGATCGCGTCAGCCTCGGGGGGGTCAGCAGCTGTTCTATTTTTTTGTTCGCAACCAAGAAAAGTACCTACAAGCAATATTAAACTGATTATAAAAACGAGTGATTGATTTGAAGAAAACATAGTTATCGCTCTGAGTAGATTCATAAATTAAATTTTGATATAAGTAGGTGATTTAAAACAGGCTATAGCCTAAAATTACTTATTAAGCTACTTATTGGGGTTGTAGTTCTCGTCCATAAAAATTTGCGCTTCGACTATCCATTCCCCGTCTTTTTTAAGAAGAAGTAAGAGCGAGTGATTCTTACGAAGTAGAACTTCATCGCCGTTAGGGTATTTCTGCCCTTTTATCTCCTGATAGGTCCAGGCAACTGCTACATTCGGTTTTAGAATACGAATCTTCCCGGTGGGTTCTCCAACCATCTCTCCACTGTTAAACTCGGAAGAGGAAAATAATTTTGTCAGTTTCTTCCGGATTGCTTCCTTTCCTTCTCTCCAATCTCCAAAGGCATTGAGCCACTGTGCTTCAGAGGAATATATACTGGAAGCCATCTCGGCATCGCGTTTGGCAAATCCCTCTGCCATGACACCTAATACCTTTCCAACGGCCTCTTTTTCGCTTTCATTCGTCGGCGTATTTTCAACCGAAGTGCCATTATCTTTGCAGGCAACAAAACCTGCCAGTATTGTTACGATTAAAATCACTCCCATTACAGAATAAAATTTAGATGTATTCATGCTCATCCATAATTTAGTTGTAGTTGAAATTATCTAACGATACGGGGTCGTGAATCAGACACAAGAACTGTTATTCATTCCTTGACGTTACTCTCCCGTAACAATTGTTATCCTGGCTTTAGGTTTACCATCGATATGACCCGACTCTTTGGATGTATCATAGGTCCCCTCTCCTTTGGCTACAAAAGTTCCGTAATTATCATCACCGCCAGGACCAAACCCGCCATCTGCTTCCATAGTTGTGACCGTTAAATAGTCTTGTGATGAAGCAGGTTCCGGATATATTCTAATAGAGTGTTCGAAACCGTCTATTTTTATTTGGCCTTTTTTCTCCAAGTATACAGCTAAAGGAGGAACGTGATAAATCTTCGATTCCTTTGTACCCTCGAAATTGCCGGTAGTCTTAAAATAAAATTCACAATCGCCGCCGAAACTCCCGTCGGTCGTCCAGTTTTGTATTTCGTTAATCCCCGTTTTCCAATCGTTGCTTTGTATAACACCGCCGTTGCGTACGATCCTTTCAGCTATCATTTTCTCGGCTGAATCAGCGGACTGCTCCCGGCTGATCTTCCGCTCCTCCGGATGCAGGCTAAACAACGCTGCCACTTTGGCTATTTTGACTTCTTCCCGTGAACTCAAGATTTTCTTGCTGCCGTCAGGGCGATAGGCAGTCCCTCCCTTTGCATCTACATCCAGTACGCAAATTGCCATGAGGTTATTATTGGCATGCTCCCAGGTTTCGCGGTGGGTTTCATAGGGCAGGTAAAAATCCATGCTCGGCAACTCATCGAGTAACCCGTTAAGGACATCTTCACCGCCAAGATTTTTCGCTACCGCCTTTTTCAGGGCCGCCCCTTCCGGTTGACTCAAGAACTCTCCAAACACCAGTTTGTGTTCATTATATGGAGAGGCATCCATTGCACTGTGGACACTTTCGCGAACGTCGGGATTCCCCATCGCCGCTGCCACGGCAAAAGCCAGTTTCTCATTAGCCGCTTTCGGTAAATCCTTCGGGGATATGCCCTGATCGCAACTCCCTACTAACATCAAGCTCAAAACCAACCAAAAAACTTTTAACTGGTTCTGTAGGGTATGACTCATTAAAGATTTCATAAATATTTATTTTGTTTTGTAATTAAAAAGCCAAGTATCGTATGCATTTCATGTCATCTAAAAGGTAATAGGACGACAAGTTTGATGCTTGTACAGATGTTGCGAATATTTGTAATTTTGTGATAATTAGGCCTATATCGACTATAGTCGCACTTTTCAAAGCCAATAAGTTTTAACACCTTGCTTTCAAGGGTATCTTTCCTATAGCTTTTTGTTATAGTTCATTATTTATGCATTGTACCGGGATTCACCAGTGGGTTTAAAAAACTCTATCAGGTGTTTGTTAAAAACGAATGGGCGATCAAGGAATGGAAAATGTCCGGCACGACGAATAGCCTTGAGTTGGGCATTTGGCATGATCTTCTTGGTTAACCGACCGTATTGTGTAGGAATAAACTGATCTTCTTTGCCCCACAAAATGAGTGTCTTATGACTTACGCTTTTAAGCTGATCATCCGTAAAAGGGTCAAATACTTTTCCCTTTCCATCCCAAAAGGGACGCCTACCGCCGGGCTTCTGAAGTACCTCAACCGCATACTGGGTCAGGGCGTCAGAAATATTTGATTTTTCGTGAACCAGATAGTGTATTGCCCAGCGGGCAGCGGTTAGTGTGGGATAACAGTTAAGTAACAAAGATCGAAATTTGGCTCCGGTTGCCATCTGCTTACCAAGAGCACCGGAATTGATCAAGGCCAGCTTTTTAACCCTCTTGGGATTATTCATCGCAAACTGCAGCGAAATTGCCCCTCCACACGAATTACCAGCCAGGTAGCCCTGATTAAGCTCAATCGCATCAAAAAAATTACGCAGCCAACGGGCATAAAAAGCTTTGTCATAGGTTGCCGGTGGCTTATCCGATTCACCATATCCAACCACATCAGGAGCAATAACCCGAAAGTGAGTGGAAAGAGCCCCAATAGACTGATACCATACCACACCTCCTATGCCCGAGCCATGCAACAGAACCAGCGGAGGGCCATCACCGGCCGCCAGGTAAGCCGTTTTGATATCACCGGCTTGGATTTCTCGTTGCTCTACCGGCACTCCTATGGCTTCGATTAATTGTTGTCTTGCAGACTCTTTATCCATATCTCTACTCCCTAAACAATCATTAAGAACAGTTTA
Coding sequences:
- a CDS encoding nuclear transport factor 2 family protein, producing the protein MNLLRAITMFSSNQSLVFIISLILLVGTFLGCEQKNRTAADPPEADAIQLEKRMWKAMSNKNISWIKKHMAEEFQSVHSDGARNRSAELQLIKGLNLGDYTLSNFKTTQSNNQIVVTYSISVIETIDGERTNTEPAPRLSVWSWQPDDEVWQWTAHANLKPMSEN
- a CDS encoding alpha/beta hydrolase; its protein translation is MDKESARQQLIEAIGVPVEQREIQAGDIKTAYLAAGDGPPLVLLHGSGIGGVVWYQSIGALSTHFRVIAPDVVGYGESDKPPATYDKAFYARWLRNFFDAIELNQGYLAGNSCGGAISLQFAMNNPKRVKKLALINSGALGKQMATGAKFRSLLLNCYPTLTAARWAIHYLVHEKSNISDALTQYAVEVLQKPGGRRPFWDGKGKVFDPFTDDQLKSVSHKTLILWGKEDQFIPTQYGRLTKKIMPNAQLKAIRRAGHFPFLDRPFVFNKHLIEFFKPTGESRYNA
- a CDS encoding SgcJ/EcaC family oxidoreductase, coding for MNTSKFYSVMGVILIVTILAGFVACKDNGTSVENTPTNESEKEAVGKVLGVMAEGFAKRDAEMASSIYSSEAQWLNAFGDWREGKEAIRKKLTKLFSSSEFNSGEMVGEPTGKIRILKPNVAVAWTYQEIKGQKYPNGDEVLLRKNHSLLLLLKKDGEWIVEAQIFMDENYNPNK
- a CDS encoding cupin domain-containing protein, with the protein product MNNSANYVLEGEDRLDNPLSILGKLPIDRKVTTEDSKGGMFVFEHKDMGKGGPPRHIHQKQDEWLYVLKGEFVVEIGDERLTLTEGDSVLAPRKVPHAWAHITEEPGSLLIIAQPAGTIEDFFSKISGRDVTQEEFAKISAKHDVELVGDPII